Proteins encoded by one window of Nitrincola iocasae:
- the yfaE gene encoding class I ribonucleotide reductase maintenance protein YfaE: MAGIPRIKVNNFHTFYYQYEFSLLDALEAQQIPAAYNCRGGYCGTCKVRLLDGQVEAVQDALVDLKEDEILTCCCRPATHIEIELPE; this comes from the coding sequence ATGGCTGGCATTCCCCGAATCAAGGTTAATAATTTTCATACCTTCTACTATCAGTATGAATTTTCTCTTTTAGACGCACTGGAGGCACAGCAGATTCCTGCTGCCTACAATTGTCGGGGAGGCTACTGTGGTACCTGTAAGGTCAGGCTGCTTGATGGCCAGGTAGAGGCGGTACAGGACGCTCTGGTTGATTTGAAAGAAGATGAGATACTGACCTGCTGTTGCCGTCCGGCAACACATATAGAAATAGAGCTGCCGGAGTAA
- the nrdB gene encoding class Ia ribonucleoside-diphosphate reductase subunit beta, whose protein sequence is MSYSTFSTSDHDATLEPMFFGRSVNVARYDRQKYPIFEKLIEKQLSFFWRPEEVDLTKDRKDFSDMPEHEKHIFLSNLKYQTLLDSVQGRSPNIAFLPVVSLPELETWFETWAFSETIHSRSYTHIIRNIITEPSVVFDEIVTNPEIVRRAESVTRLYDEFIELVTVYSLYGPGIKEVDGRTLDASMYNLKKKLYLTLVSVNVLEAIRFYVSFACSFAFAERAIMEGNAKIIRLIARDEALHLTGTQQMLNILASGRDDPDFKQIATECRQDVIGIFQEAAQQEKDWAVYLFSKGSMIGLNARILGDYVEYITNVRMRALGLDDIFPARQNPLPWMNAWLISDNVQVAPQESEISSYLVGQIDNDVETEDFDGFDL, encoded by the coding sequence ATGTCATATTCAACATTTAGTACCAGTGATCACGACGCCACACTTGAGCCGATGTTTTTCGGACGCAGTGTCAATGTTGCTCGTTATGACAGACAGAAATATCCGATTTTTGAAAAGCTTATCGAGAAACAATTATCTTTTTTCTGGCGTCCGGAAGAGGTCGATCTGACCAAAGATCGCAAGGATTTCTCGGATATGCCAGAGCATGAAAAGCATATATTTCTGAGTAATCTCAAATATCAGACGCTACTGGATTCAGTACAGGGCCGCTCACCGAATATCGCTTTTTTACCGGTCGTCTCACTGCCGGAATTGGAAACCTGGTTTGAAACCTGGGCATTCAGTGAAACTATTCATAGCCGCTCCTACACGCACATTATCCGCAACATCATCACCGAACCTTCGGTGGTGTTTGATGAGATAGTGACTAACCCGGAAATTGTACGTCGTGCCGAGTCAGTCACGCGCCTGTATGACGAGTTTATTGAGCTGGTGACGGTATACAGCTTATATGGCCCAGGCATCAAAGAAGTTGATGGTCGGACACTGGATGCCAGCATGTATAACCTGAAAAAGAAACTCTACCTGACATTGGTCTCGGTTAATGTGCTGGAAGCCATTCGTTTTTATGTCAGCTTTGCTTGCTCCTTCGCTTTTGCTGAACGGGCAATCATGGAGGGTAACGCCAAAATTATTCGTCTGATTGCTCGTGATGAAGCCTTACATCTGACCGGTACACAGCAGATGCTGAATATTCTGGCGTCCGGGCGTGATGACCCTGATTTTAAGCAGATCGCCACCGAATGTCGTCAGGATGTGATAGGTATTTTTCAGGAGGCTGCTCAGCAGGAAAAAGACTGGGCTGTTTACCTGTTCAGCAAGGGCTCTATGATCGGTTTGAATGCACGCATTCTGGGTGATTACGTTGAGTACATCACCAATGTGCGAATGCGAGCGCTGGGGCTGGACGATATTTTCCCGGCACGTCAGAATCCCTTGCCCTGGATGAATGCCTGGTTGATCAGCGACAATGTTCAGGTGGCCCCGCAGGAATCTGAAATCAGTTCTTATCTGGTTGGTCAGATCGATAATGACGTGGAAACTGAAGATTTTGACGGCTTTGATCTCTGA